A part of Paenibacillus sp. IHBB 10380 genomic DNA contains:
- a CDS encoding flagellar protein FlaG: MNLQFSLSTNSYTNTTAEPRQMNENTSSNQATNLIRAVKSGTELAKLEKQGVQIPIGQEQLIRNIDRAVKALEGPMTTLEISVHEKTHAIMVKVLNKESGELIREVPPEKTLDLVAKMMEIAGILIDEKV, translated from the coding sequence ATGAATTTGCAATTCTCTTTATCTACCAATAGCTATACAAACACTACTGCTGAGCCACGACAGATGAATGAAAATACTTCTTCTAATCAAGCTACGAATCTAATCAGAGCAGTGAAGAGTGGAACTGAATTAGCTAAGTTGGAGAAACAAGGGGTTCAGATTCCTATTGGGCAAGAACAGCTTATACGGAACATAGATCGAGCTGTTAAGGCGTTAGAGGGACCTATGACAACCCTTGAAATTAGTGTACATGAGAAGACACACGCCATCATGGTAAAGGTGCTGAACAAGGAAAGTGGGGAGCTGATTCGTGAAGTTCCTCCTGAGAAGACTCTAGACTTGGTTGCTAAAATGATGGAAATTGCGGGCATTCTTATTGACGAGAAGGTATAA
- the fliS gene encoding flagellar export chaperone FliS → MMKSPYDKYRQSSVQTSTPEQLVIMLYDGAIRFIRIAVDGMDKRNYEITNLNVSKAQTIISELMSTLDYTYDISKNLYSLYEYIYHLLIQSNIKKEKALAEEALGYIQELKDTWLEAIKMGTPKLGETTSHG, encoded by the coding sequence ATGATGAAATCTCCTTATGACAAGTATCGTCAGTCTTCAGTTCAAACATCAACTCCAGAACAACTGGTCATCATGTTATATGATGGGGCCATACGTTTCATTCGAATAGCCGTTGACGGAATGGATAAGAGAAACTATGAAATCACTAATTTAAATGTGAGTAAAGCTCAAACTATCATCAGCGAACTGATGTCTACACTTGACTATACTTATGATATCTCCAAGAATCTATATTCTTTATATGAATATATTTATCACCTGTTAATTCAATCTAACATAAAAAAAGAAAAGGCTTTAGCTGAAGAGGCTTTGGGCTATATACAGGAATTGAAGGATACTTGGCTTGAGGCAATAAAAATGGGAACCCCAAAGTTAGGCGAAACTACTTCTCATGGATGA
- the aepY gene encoding phosphonopyruvate decarboxylase codes for MQINTRQFGNELKKLGFDFYSGVPCSFLKDLINYAINNCDYVMAANEGDAVAICAGAHIGGRKSVFLCQNSGLTNATSPLTSLNYTFRIPVLGFVSLRGEEGLDDEPQHELMGQITSEMLDIMKIDWEYLSNNQEEAFEQLKRANIKIEQKKSFFFIVRKNIFVKEKLDEQKLKKVGCERELLKKAEDSLPKRMEVLEKISKLTDSNMINIATTGLTGRELYEIEDLPNNLYMVGSMGCVSSLALGLAMTLEQKNIIAIDGDGAFLMRMGSIATNACYYPKNLFHLLLDNGSHESTGGQRTVSNNVDFVSLAANVGYENSIYLHSIDELEIELMKWKEKKGLTFAYLKTSNGVKENLGRPKLKPYEVKERLMNFLRGEVND; via the coding sequence ATGCAGATAAATACTAGGCAATTTGGAAACGAACTTAAAAAGTTAGGATTTGATTTCTATAGTGGAGTTCCTTGTTCATTTTTAAAAGACCTGATTAACTATGCTATAAATAATTGTGATTATGTTATGGCTGCTAATGAAGGAGATGCTGTCGCGATATGTGCTGGAGCACATATTGGAGGCAGGAAATCTGTATTTCTATGCCAAAACTCAGGTTTAACCAATGCGACTTCGCCTCTTACTTCTTTAAATTATACTTTTAGAATTCCAGTTTTGGGTTTTGTTAGTCTGAGAGGAGAAGAGGGGTTAGATGATGAACCCCAACATGAACTTATGGGACAGATTACATCAGAAATGTTGGATATTATGAAAATTGATTGGGAGTACCTTTCTAATAATCAAGAAGAAGCATTTGAACAATTGAAGCGTGCAAATATAAAAATAGAGCAAAAGAAGTCATTTTTCTTTATAGTTAGGAAAAATATATTTGTAAAAGAAAAATTAGATGAGCAAAAGTTGAAAAAAGTTGGCTGTGAAAGAGAGTTGTTAAAGAAAGCTGAAGATTCTCTACCTAAAAGAATGGAAGTTTTAGAGAAAATAAGTAAATTGACTGATTCTAATATGATTAATATTGCTACTACCGGATTAACAGGTCGAGAACTATATGAAATTGAAGATTTACCAAATAATCTTTATATGGTTGGTTCAATGGGGTGTGTTAGTTCTCTAGCTTTGGGATTAGCAATGACTTTAGAACAAAAAAATATAATTGCAATTGATGGAGATGGGGCCTTTTTGATGAGAATGGGTTCAATAGCTACAAATGCTTGTTATTATCCGAAAAACCTTTTCCATTTATTGCTCGATAATGGTAGTCATGAGTCAACTGGAGGACAGCGAACTGTTTCAAATAATGTTGACTTTGTAAGTCTAGCTGCTAATGTCGGTTATGAAAATTCAATTTACCTTCACAGTATTGATGAGTTGGAGATAGAATTAATGAAGTGGAAGGAGAAAAAGGGACTTACCTTTGCATATTTAAAGACTTCTAATGGAGTAAAGGAAAACTTAGGAAGACCGAAGCTAAAACCATATGAAGTAAAGGAAAGGTTAATGAACTTTTTAAGGGGTGAAGTAAATGATTAA
- the fliD gene encoding flagellar filament capping protein FliD, whose protein sequence is MRINGFSGMDIDSMVTSLMTAKRAPLDKLNQQKTRLEWTRDSYREMNSKMVDFKSKLTAYKHSGAMNTQQVTVTGNTTAVKAEVTGNANGTPMSVEVTKIAEKAYLQSASGLKTPGSVTSDVTLKTTLMDIGAGSADDTYDLYINKTKLTFKATDTVSSVISKISSSSGSKVNASFDELSGKFSITAKDYGTISNIQLTDTDGTAKASSLLTLLGFPTDVIAEPAKIAEVTVTNTKDGTSKVFYPDNNSLIVNGVQLTILDVTGTDGPSSITTRADPTKALETIKAFVENYNDLISTFNKKTSEEKYRTFVPLSDKQKADMKESEITAWEAKAKSGLLKNDGILNTAISDMRSIISGQLSNLSSVGITTGQYFENGKIYIDEKKLTASLESDPEKIMNIFKGITGDSVNTGIYNKLDNVMNKALDNLVKSAGTSKYSNDANSIFKEESVMGRQLKGYNKRISALATRLADMETRYYKQFTAMEKSMGKYNSQSSSLTSLLG, encoded by the coding sequence ATGCGTATTAACGGATTCTCAGGTATGGATATTGACAGCATGGTAACATCACTTATGACAGCGAAACGGGCGCCACTTGATAAATTGAATCAACAAAAAACCCGTTTAGAATGGACTCGAGATAGTTATCGTGAAATGAATAGTAAAATGGTTGATTTTAAGAGTAAGCTTACTGCATATAAGCATTCAGGAGCGATGAATACACAACAAGTAACAGTAACTGGTAATACGACAGCCGTTAAGGCCGAAGTCACAGGAAATGCTAACGGCACACCCATGTCTGTCGAAGTTACAAAAATAGCAGAAAAAGCATACCTTCAATCTGCAAGTGGATTGAAGACACCAGGGAGTGTAACATCCGATGTTACATTAAAAACGACTTTGATGGACATTGGAGCAGGCTCAGCAGATGATACTTATGATTTGTATATCAATAAGACAAAATTGACGTTTAAAGCGACGGATACAGTTTCAAGTGTCATTAGTAAAATTAGTTCTTCTTCTGGTAGTAAAGTCAATGCATCATTTGATGAATTGAGTGGTAAGTTTTCAATAACAGCTAAAGATTACGGGACTATCAGTAATATTCAGCTTACTGATACTGATGGTACCGCTAAGGCAAGCTCCTTGTTAACACTATTGGGATTCCCAACAGATGTGATAGCAGAGCCAGCAAAGATTGCTGAGGTTACGGTTACAAATACAAAAGACGGTACATCGAAAGTATTCTATCCAGATAACAATTCATTAATTGTAAATGGTGTCCAGCTTACCATTCTGGACGTTACTGGGACTGATGGTCCAAGCTCAATTACTACCCGCGCCGATCCAACCAAAGCGCTGGAGACAATTAAAGCATTTGTTGAAAATTATAATGACTTAATTAGTACATTTAACAAGAAAACTAGTGAAGAGAAATATCGGACATTTGTACCTCTTTCAGACAAGCAGAAAGCAGATATGAAAGAAAGTGAGATTACAGCATGGGAAGCCAAGGCAAAAAGTGGGCTTCTAAAAAATGATGGAATACTAAATACTGCTATAAGTGATATGCGCTCTATTATCTCGGGGCAGCTTAGCAATTTAAGTTCGGTTGGCATAACTACGGGACAGTATTTTGAAAATGGTAAAATATATATTGATGAAAAAAAATTAACAGCATCTTTGGAAAGTGACCCAGAGAAAATCATGAATATATTTAAAGGTATTACTGGAGATAGTGTAAATACAGGTATATACAACAAGCTAGATAATGTTATGAATAAGGCACTTGATAATTTGGTGAAAAGTGCGGGTACTTCTAAATATAGCAATGATGCTAATAGTATCTTTAAAGAAGAAAGTGTTATGGGAAGGCAATTGAAAGGTTACAATAAACGAATTTCAGCTCTGGCGACTCGGTTGGCGGATATGGAAACTAGATACTACAAGCAATTTACTGCTATGGAAAAATCTATGGGTAAGTACAACTCTCAATCATCTAGCTTAACAAGCTTATTAGGGTAA
- a CDS encoding phosphonoacetaldehyde reductase, with protein sequence MNKFNYYNPVQVTFGQGSFTQLNEVVGDRKVLLLTSKGFTKRGTVEQLKQQINSDIIIIDSIAPNPTIDELSFYYEKIIHQHFDVIVALGGGSVIDTAKVLSVYQESQSSFEPLKRLIKEGTEFEYKLRPIIAIPTTSGTSSEITPWATVWDNVNKKKYSLQLKDLWCELAIYDPLLTLSLSKELTIQTGLDALSHSFESLWNKNANYLSRDHAIQAAKEIIEVLPKLINDLSNIALRERLMYASLKAGLAFSNTQTAIAHAISYELTLRKEIPHGIACSITLPSIIKSIYGQEKNLDRALTEILGPLNENRLILLFNKLEVSLLFSNYGIQKEDLIKIKNGLVEIQRAQNSLVNTEVLFNELSSNISTLQ encoded by the coding sequence ATGAATAAATTTAATTATTATAATCCTGTCCAAGTCACTTTTGGACAAGGCAGCTTTACTCAACTGAATGAGGTTGTAGGTGATAGAAAGGTCCTCTTGCTAACTTCCAAGGGATTTACTAAAAGAGGAACAGTAGAACAGTTAAAGCAACAAATAAATAGCGATATTATTATTATAGATAGTATCGCACCTAATCCAACTATTGATGAGTTGTCATTTTATTATGAAAAAATTATACATCAACATTTTGATGTTATTGTTGCTCTTGGTGGTGGTAGTGTAATCGATACTGCTAAAGTTCTCTCTGTTTATCAAGAATCTCAGTCTAGTTTTGAACCATTAAAAAGGTTGATAAAAGAAGGAACAGAGTTCGAGTATAAACTACGTCCTATAATTGCTATTCCTACAACTTCTGGAACTAGTAGTGAAATTACGCCTTGGGCTACTGTGTGGGATAACGTTAACAAAAAAAAATACTCTCTACAATTAAAAGATCTATGGTGTGAATTAGCGATCTATGATCCTCTTTTAACGTTATCACTTTCTAAAGAACTTACAATTCAAACAGGTCTAGATGCATTATCACATAGTTTCGAATCTTTATGGAATAAGAATGCTAATTATTTATCCAGAGATCATGCTATACAAGCAGCCAAAGAGATTATAGAGGTATTACCGAAACTTATAAATGATTTGTCAAACATAGCATTAAGAGAGAGGTTGATGTATGCCTCTCTAAAGGCTGGATTAGCATTTTCAAATACGCAGACAGCTATTGCGCATGCAATTTCCTATGAATTAACATTAAGGAAAGAGATACCTCATGGAATTGCTTGCAGTATAACTCTACCTTCAATAATAAAATCAATTTACGGACAAGAAAAAAATTTAGATCGTGCATTAACAGAAATCTTAGGACCGCTTAATGAAAATAGACTGATCTTGTTATTTAATAAGTTAGAGGTCTCTTTGTTATTCAGTAATTATGGAATACAAAAAGAAGATCTTATAAAAATTAAAAATGGATTAGTAGAAATTCAAAGGGCACAGAATAGTCTGGTTAACACGGAAGTATTATTTAATGAATTGAGTTCTAATATTAGTACCTTGCAATAG
- a CDS encoding phosphocholine cytidylyltransferase family protein — protein MIKKAVIVAAGLSSRLYPLTLESPKGLLEINNQQILNRSIDILKKNGIDQVSIVVGYKESLIKKKVGEGVTYIANPFYKHCNNMGSLWFAKEFVNNDPFVYLHGDVVFDEDLLKSTLNKRFIGNYDIELVTDYGPTDEEAMKVMIDHEKYLIKSHKGISSSESDGEWTGIAYVNNSKALFEQIEHILFNESLNEYDTYAFTRMVEAGGTIYCSSTENLPWIEIDFLEDYKLAKKMFEDE, from the coding sequence ATGATTAAAAAGGCTGTGATAGTTGCGGCAGGTCTATCAAGTAGACTGTATCCTCTTACCCTAGAAAGTCCCAAGGGTCTATTAGAAATAAATAATCAACAAATACTTAACCGATCTATTGATATCCTTAAAAAGAATGGTATAGACCAAGTTAGTATTGTAGTCGGTTATAAAGAAAGTCTAATCAAAAAGAAAGTTGGCGAAGGAGTTACCTATATAGCAAATCCCTTTTATAAACATTGTAATAATATGGGGTCTTTATGGTTCGCTAAGGAATTTGTTAATAATGATCCTTTTGTATACCTACATGGTGATGTAGTTTTCGATGAAGACCTTTTAAAGTCTACATTAAATAAAAGATTTATAGGTAATTATGATATTGAATTAGTAACTGACTATGGTCCTACAGATGAAGAAGCAATGAAAGTAATGATTGATCATGAAAAGTATTTGATTAAATCCCATAAAGGTATTTCTAGTAGCGAATCTGATGGTGAGTGGACCGGGATAGCCTATGTAAATAATTCAAAGGCTTTATTTGAGCAAATTGAACATATATTGTTCAATGAAAGTTTAAATGAATATGATACGTATGCATTTACTAGAATGGTAGAAGCAGGTGGTACAATATACTGTTCTTCAACAGAGAATCTCCCATGGATTGAAATTGATTTTTTAGAAGATTATAAACTTGCAAAGAAGATGTTTGAGGATGAATAA
- a CDS encoding flagellar protein FliT, translating to MDETIEELNNLTNEMINTVDECSYEEMELFVDVRQKLVDRLNNLKADHVLTNAQRVKIQQILKSNELIMARMLVLKNEAQDWLLQRSQSKAQRNGYETAYSPDSILMDRRK from the coding sequence ATGGATGAGACAATAGAGGAGCTAAATAACTTAACTAATGAAATGATAAATACAGTAGATGAGTGTTCTTATGAGGAAATGGAGCTTTTTGTAGATGTGCGTCAAAAGTTGGTGGATAGATTAAACAATCTAAAAGCAGATCATGTACTGACGAATGCCCAAAGGGTTAAAATACAACAAATATTGAAAAGTAATGAATTAATTATGGCTAGAATGCTAGTACTGAAAAACGAAGCTCAAGATTGGCTATTACAACGTAGTCAATCTAAAGCTCAACGTAATGGATATGAGACCGCCTATTCACCTGATAGTATCCTTATGGATCGCCGTAAATAG
- a CDS encoding IS3 family transposase, whose translation MVEFIQFYNERRIHSSIQDIAPYDFYKQNLIEPIPIKAFDYKF comes from the coding sequence GTGGTTGAGTTCATTCAGTTTTACAATGAACGCAGAATCCATTCGAGCATTCAAGACATAGCACCTTATGATTTCTACAAGCAAAATTTGATTGAACCAATTCCCATTAAAGCGTTCGATTATAAATTCTAA
- the aepX gene encoding phosphoenolpyruvate mutase: MKKTTQLKNMINSKSLEFIMEAHNGLSAKIVEETGFKGIWGSGLSISASLGVRDNNEASWTQIMEVLEFMSDATKIPILLDGDTGYGNFNNMRRLVHKLEQRSVAGVCIEDKLFPKTNSFISGETQPLADVDEFCGKIKAAKDAQADDDFVVVARVEAFIAGWDLAEALRRADAYRLAGADAVLIHSKKSNPSDIEAFMKEWDNRHPVVIVPTKYYSTPTDYFREMGVDMVIWANHNIRAAVTAMEKTSKQIFHEQSLISIEGKVASVSDIFRLQGADELKLAEKKYLPTTDKKISAIILAASQGKALGELTRDIPKALLKINGKALLSLQVETLNQIGIKDISVVRGFAKEKIFASNIKTVDNDFYESTSELYSLYLAKDELKEDKVISYGDILYKGYILNELLNDPNDITIIADADTELTVDYRDHVKTNKPYTKMLFLESVSLESMSSSLSLPEINGEFIGLWKVSKLGAQIVKDTLEILAKREDFKKLRMNDLFNEIISRNHKVAVKYIKGSWLDVDDILDLQKAGDLYADKY; this comes from the coding sequence ATGAAGAAAACAACACAACTTAAAAATATGATTAATTCAAAAAGTCTAGAGTTTATAATGGAGGCTCATAATGGTTTATCCGCTAAAATAGTCGAAGAGACGGGGTTCAAAGGAATATGGGGAAGTGGGTTATCAATTTCAGCTTCTCTAGGGGTACGTGATAATAATGAAGCATCCTGGACTCAAATTATGGAAGTTTTAGAGTTTATGAGCGATGCAACGAAAATTCCAATTTTACTTGATGGTGATACAGGATATGGAAATTTCAATAATATGAGGAGATTGGTTCATAAGCTAGAGCAAAGAAGTGTGGCAGGAGTATGTATTGAAGATAAATTATTTCCAAAAACAAATTCGTTTATAAGTGGAGAGACTCAACCCCTTGCAGATGTAGATGAGTTTTGCGGAAAGATAAAGGCTGCGAAAGATGCTCAAGCAGATGATGATTTTGTTGTGGTTGCTAGGGTGGAGGCCTTTATAGCAGGTTGGGATTTAGCTGAGGCGCTGCGTCGTGCAGATGCTTATAGACTCGCTGGAGCAGATGCTGTGTTAATACACAGTAAAAAATCAAATCCATCAGATATTGAAGCATTTATGAAGGAATGGGATAACAGACATCCAGTTGTTATTGTACCAACTAAATATTATTCAACACCCACTGACTATTTTAGAGAGATGGGTGTGGATATGGTTATATGGGCTAATCATAATATAAGAGCTGCTGTTACAGCTATGGAAAAAACATCTAAACAAATATTTCATGAGCAAAGTTTAATTAGTATTGAGGGTAAAGTTGCTTCTGTATCTGATATTTTCAGATTACAAGGTGCAGACGAGTTAAAGCTTGCTGAAAAAAAATATCTTCCAACTACTGATAAAAAGATAAGTGCAATTATACTTGCAGCATCACAGGGTAAAGCCTTGGGGGAACTGACTAGGGATATTCCAAAAGCGTTGCTTAAGATTAATGGAAAGGCATTATTGTCTTTGCAGGTGGAGACGTTAAATCAAATAGGTATCAAGGATATTAGTGTAGTAAGGGGATTTGCTAAGGAAAAGATCTTCGCTAGTAATATAAAAACAGTAGATAACGATTTTTATGAATCTACTTCTGAACTATACTCGCTTTATTTAGCAAAAGACGAATTAAAGGAAGATAAGGTTATTAGCTATGGAGATATTCTATATAAGGGATATATTTTGAATGAACTATTAAATGATCCAAATGATATCACTATTATTGCAGATGCAGATACTGAATTAACAGTTGATTATAGAGATCATGTAAAAACAAATAAGCCATACACTAAGATGCTTTTTTTAGAATCTGTTAGTCTAGAAAGTATGTCTTCATCGTTATCTTTACCAGAAATTAATGGAGAGTTTATTGGGTTATGGAAGGTTAGTAAATTGGGGGCACAAATAGTAAAAGACACATTGGAGATATTAGCGAAAAGGGAAGATTTCAAAAAATTAAGAATGAATGACTTATTTAATGAAATCATTTCTCGGAATCATAAGGTTGCTGTTAAATATATAAAGGGCTCATGGTTGGATGTTGATGATATCTTAGATTTGCAGAAAGCTGGGGATTTATATGCAGATAAATACTAG